The window CACCCATTGGCCAAGTCCCTTAGGCTACACCCCCCCTCGGGAAACTACGGCTGCGCGTCGGATACGGCAGCGGCCAATCGGGGCTGCTCTTGTTGCAGGGCGCTTGATCCGCCGTCGATCGGAAGTACGGCGAGATCGCAGTCGTGTTGTGCAGCTCTGGTACCCCAGCACTTGTTTTGGCTCAGGCCGGGGGCTAGTTGCCCGAACTGTCGCAGGCAGAGTGGGAGCGCGAGGCCGAGCTCAAGAGCCGCCACCTCAGGTCGGTCCGTCCGTTTCCAGGGGGTGCTGCGTCCTTTCCGCCCGCGGGGTCTGTTTCCGGTTCCTCTCCAGTCCCCTTGTATGGGGTCCGGGCCCTCTACGCCCGCGGGGACAGGGGTATTATGGGGTGGCTGTTCAAGGAGGATCCGACCTGGATCCTCTACCCCTCGGGGTTGAGTCCAGGTTTTCCACCACGGGGTCCGGGGTCTTCTCAGCCATCCTCGGTGCTGACCTTTCAAAGCTGTTTCCTGCAGGGAACGTCATGGGTTTCCTGACCGCAGTGACTCAAGGCTTGGTGCGGGGAGCAGACAGGATGAGCAAGTGGACCAGTAAACGAGGGCCGCGCACCTTTAACAAGGGACGGGGCGCCAAGGGCACAGGCATCCGTGCCTCAGGCTGGAAGTTTGTGCAGATAAAGGAAAAGGTCCCAGAATTTGTTGTCCCAGACTTGACTGGCTTCAAGCTCAAGCCCTATGTGAACTACCGAGTTCCTGCAGGCACAGACACACCACTGACTGCCAAAGCCCTCTTCCTGGAAACAGTTGCACCTGCTATCCAAAAGGACTTTAAAGAAGGCACTTTCAGTCCTGACAACCTGGAAAAGTACGGCTTTGAGCCCACACAGGAGGGCAAGCTCTTCCAACTATATCCCAAGAATTTCCCACGTTAGAAAGTAGATTGCCTTGGAACTAGAGGCTGCTCTGACCCAGCTTGGAATCTTGAGTTCCTGGAGGAGTATGGGGCAGTTTCTCCATCCCGTTTCTATTAAAAGCGTGCTACTTGGGCTGGgactgaagctcagtggtagagcacttgcctagcatgtgtgaggcactgggtttggtcctagcaccatgtcaaaaaaaaaagaaaaaagaaaagcattgtgtctatctacaacttaaaaaagtgTTACCCTGTGCAGTGTGTGGTTGGCATCAGGTGGTGGAATGCGTGCTGCATAACAGAGTCCATGCAACTTTAGAAGTCAGGTTTGCGCACATCACTCAGCCCATACCAGTAAAAATTTATAAGGCTGCATGAACCAGATAAAGCTGGTGAATTCACCCCCAAAATCAAAACTATCATGTTCCTTTTGGGATCCCAAGCAATTGGTCAGGTGAAAATAACTGCCTCCTTGGGGAAACCTAAAGATGAAGCCACATGCAAACTGGTGTCAAACTGGGCTCTGTTGACTAGTCTCTCTCCTCTGCTGAGTTAGGCCTTCAGATCTGTTTCATTTAAGATTTAGCTGACCCATACATGTTCTAAAACTCGGGGAGGggagggatcgaactcaggggaactcaaccactgagccacatccccagccctatgttgtattttgtttagagacagggtctcagtttttttagtgcctcgcttttgctgaggtcagctttgaacttgcaatcctctagcCTCAATCTCTCAagatgttgggattacaggcgttcgTCACTGCACCAGGCACATGAAATCTCTTTACACAAACTCTAAATTGGCAACTGGGTGtggctcacctgtaatcccagtgacttggaaggctttgaggcaggagaatcctaaaTTCAAGGACCACTTTGGTTTTTGCTGGCATATGGGGGTGTGCCACCAAAACAAAAggccagctgggcacagtggtacatgcttgtaatcctagcagcttgggaggctgaggctggaggacagTGAGTCCAAAACtaatctcagcaaaagtgaggttctGGGGCTacagttgtgactcagtggtagaatgctcgcctagctcagatgaggcactgagtttgatcttcagcaccacataaaaataaagggattgtgtctacctacaactaaatattaaaggtgggcatggtggcatatgcctgtaatcccagtggcttgggaggctgagacaggaggatagcaagttcaaagccagcctcagcaactgcaaggtcctatgcaactcagtgagactcttgtctctaaataaaattaaaaatagggctggggagtggctcagtgcccttgagttcaatccctggttctgcccccccccccaaaaaaaaagtaggcgATGACCATTTAGGACATGGAAGCTGATCTGTTTATTGCCACTAAGAGGAAATGATTAGTGACGCCGATTGtcgctttatttttttttaaaatttctttagttgtagttggacacgatatctttatttacttatatgtggtgctgaggattgaacccagggcttcacatgtggcgagcactctaccactgagccacaacctcggcCCCCATTGTCACTTTATGACCAACGTGGCTCAGAATGTACACACATCTTCTCCCCTCTTCACCTTTCATTCTACCATGTGATTGGAGGATTGCCCCCCctctgtggtgccagggattgagctcaagggtactctaccactaagccattcccccaactttcttttttcccccttttatgaGGTCTCACGAAATTACTcaggctggctttcaatttgtgatcctgagtcattgggattataagcatgtgcgtAGCCTTCTCgtgttttaaaattacttccaGGCCAGGAATATAACTCAGTGCTAGAGTACTGGCCTGTTaggggcaaggccctgggtttgtgcCTCAGCACCAACAagtttctgagttttaaaattactttttttttttttgataactgaggattgaacctgaggtgcttaaccactgagccatattctcagccctttttgccattttatttagagacagggtcttactgagttgctaagtgccttgctaaattgctgaggctggctttgaactcccaatcctcctgcctcagcctcccaaactactgggattacaagcatgcaccaccatgcctggaatataattactttttttaaaaatactattttttagttgtagttgaacataatacctttattttttatttgtttattatcagagcctcgcacatgctaggcaagtgctctgctgctgagccacaaccccagcccatataatTACTTTTGATGTGATAAAGTAACTTTTCCCCAAAAACAGCTTCATTTAATCAATACAAATGCTTAAACACATATGAAGGGCTGAGCTCAAACTACCAGAGAAACTGAGTTTTGGAGATGGAAAACCCCAATTACTGCCAGACATCATGCAGTGGCCCAGCAGGAAGGACTGTAACTCCTGAAGTCACTCCTGGTGTAGCTGGGAAGGGTCTTAGTGACCTCATGCTCAGCTGGCCTCCCACTTCCAGAGGTGAAGAACATGGTCATAAAAGGAGCAGGTGGCCAGGAGGCTGGAATCCAAGTTCATCCCATCTGGGTAGGAGCTGTAGTCATAGTTCTGGCTGCCACTCTTCCTGTCCAGTAGAGAAGCCTTTGGCTGGGATCTGGCATGGCCCTCCCCGTCGTCATCTACCATAGCTTGAAGGGAGGTTGCTGGTGATGTATTTACAAGCTTTAGGCCATAGGCCCAGTCTGCCAGTCTGGCTCCCACTTCgctgagaggaaaggaggaggagggaatagGCTGCAGGGAACGGGCGAGGAGCCAGGACCAGTCGGCCCCATATACCAGTGAGTTGGGCAGCGTGTGGGATGCCATGACCACCACTTCCTGCTTCTCTGGAGTAAGACAGAACAGGAACCACAGTGTTACTTGGAGCTGATCATCCCTACTGACAGCCCCATCTACCCTCAAAGGGAAGTTTCAGAGCAGTCAGCGTGTCTGTAGAGAAACCATCAGGATGAACCTCAGAGAGGAACAGCCAGGGCTACAGAACCACATGCGTAGGCGCCTTCTCCTAGCTGGAGAGTCCAACAAAAGCTGCTCTGGGGGTTGCCCCACTGAAGGCTTAAAGcaggtgggtgtggtggtgcacacccggggggctgaggcaggatcacaagtgtgaggctaGCCTAAGCAACTAGCAAAACCctcaaaattgaaaaagagga is drawn from Urocitellus parryii isolate mUroPar1 chromosome 4, mUroPar1.hap1, whole genome shotgun sequence and contains these coding sequences:
- the Mrpl41 gene encoding large ribosomal subunit protein mL41, translating into MGFLTAVTQGLVRGADRMSKWTSKRGPRTFNKGRGAKGTGIRASGWKFVQIKEKVPEFVVPDLTGFKLKPYVNYRVPAGTDTPLTAKALFLETVAPAIQKDFKEGTFSPDNLEKYGFEPTQEGKLFQLYPKNFPR